The DNA region TTTTATCGGTTATTTTTTTTAATTCGTGGTAACGAACGAGTCTTCCCGTTTCTTCTAATCCCTTTTTTAGTTTCAGAGAAAGATTTGGGATTTTTTTTTTACAAAATGGAATGGGAAGTTGGTTGAATCTAAAAATTGGAATAATTCTTTTTCTTCCGTCTCAATGGAGCGAATGCCATGAGATAAATAAAACAAAGTTGGAACCTGGATTTTGTATTTTTCTACAAGATATTTCCAAAACAAAATTAAAATAGAGGAGTCCTTTCCTCCGGAATAGGAGATGAGAAATTGAGTTTTGTTTTCTGCCCAAAGTTCAGGGACTTTGTTCCCCATTCGGGTGAGTGCCAAATCAAA from Leptospira noumeaensis includes:
- a CDS encoding ATP-binding protein, whose product is MISEIPAPITKLFDLALTRMGNKVPELWAENKTQFLISYSGGKDSSILILFWKYLVEKYKIQVPTLFYLSHGIRSIETEEKELFQFLDSTNFPFHFVKKKSQIFL